One window of the Macaca thibetana thibetana isolate TM-01 chromosome 1, ASM2454274v1, whole genome shotgun sequence genome contains the following:
- the LOC126964293 gene encoding 60S ribosomal protein L5, translating to MGFVKVVKNKAYFKRYQVKFRRRREGKTDYYARKRLVIQDKNKYDTPKYRMIVCVTNRDIICQIAYARIEGDMTVCPAYAHELPKYGVKVGLTNYAAAYCTGLLLARRLLNRFGMDKIYEGQVEVTGDEYNVESIDSQPGAFTCN from the coding sequence ATGGGGTTTGTTAAAGTTGTTAAGAATAAGGCCTACTTTAAGAGATATCAAGTGAAATTTAGAAGACGACGAGAGGGTAAAACTGATTACTATGCTCGGAAACGCTTGGTGAtacaggataaaaataaatacgaCACACCCAAATACAGGATGATAGTTTGTGTAACAAACAGAGATATCATTTGTCAGATTGCTTATGCCCGTATAGAGGGAGATATGACAGTCTGCCCAGCATATGCACACGAACTGCCAAAATATGGTGTGAAAGTTGGCCTGACAAATTATGCTGCAGCATATTGTACTGGCCTGCTGCTGGCCCGCAGGCTTCTCAATAGGTTTGGCATGGACAAGATCTATGAAGGCCAAGTGGAGGTAACTGGCGATGAATACAATGTGGAAAGCATTGATAGTCAGCCAGGTGCCTTTACCTGCAATTAG